A window of Ipomoea triloba cultivar NCNSP0323 chromosome 2, ASM357664v1 contains these coding sequences:
- the LOC116009778 gene encoding uncharacterized protein LOC116009778: MWDQPLLKHTITTIDSCTCEDYIKIVHQCPSPYHTQDQYSCSTPYMDNYPSPYEYPPPPYQFERAHAIYSYDPHDAQYTNEPPPYANEPYKQSYFEDPYHNNPPLHSFDGNEFQERELQEEWNALKNDTLQPLKQMEEQLAFMMKELTTRTQGEDHASTLGSGETIPEISWAKDDPMLEETPVLEEAPIHQLEDQTGVEIESVNDEEVELVWEDEEPNGDLGVAPQKGTTEKLNNK, translated from the coding sequence ATGTGGGATCAACCCTTGCTAAagcacactatcactacaattgactcgtgcacttgcgaggactatattaaaattgtccatcaatgtCCATCACCATACCATACTCAAGACCAATACTCATGCTCCACTCCTTACATGGATAACTATCCATCCCCATATGAGTACCCACCCCCACCATACCAATTTGAAAGAGCCCATGCTATATACTCCTATGATCCTCATGATGCTCAATACACAAATGAACCCCCACCATACGCAAATGAACCATACAAGCAATCATACTTTGAGGACCCATACCATAACAACCCCCCACTACACTCTTTTGATGGGAATGAATTCCAAGAAAGGGAGTTGCAAGAAGAGTGGAATGCTTTGAAAAATGACACATTGCAACCCttaaaacaaatggaggaacaATTGGCGTTTATGATGAAAGAACTCACAACAAGAACCCAAGGGGAAGACCATGCTAGCACATTGGGGAGTGGTGAAACAATCCCGGAAATATCGTGGGCCAAAGATGATCCTATGCTAGAGGAGACCCCTGTGCTTGAAGAGGCTCCAATTCATCAATTGGAAGATCAAACGGGGGTAGAAATTGAGAGTGTAAATGATGAGGAAGTTGagctagtgtgggaagatgaggAGCCAAATG